A single window of Nicotiana sylvestris chromosome 5, ASM39365v2, whole genome shotgun sequence DNA harbors:
- the LOC104226863 gene encoding uncharacterized protein, translating into MPQRNLRDQENPTPTLRRSPRFTVAATEISDNEVHKNQIEVSKSSQKSSTRLRRSPRLSIVNLQNNGAVNSIERRVTRSSTRDPPVSEVLGYASADNSVEKRKGDLKNGPKIPTHAQETSKESLAGPSSEVAVCGKDDNGTVKKGTGLKRMRTNQGMEESSSANGWTNKQELALQNAYFAAKATPNFWKKVAKMVPGKSAKECFDKIHSDFMTPPQPQPRSRVKKMNTSSLSPCATKLLLSTGKTTKKLRYSKPKSHLSRKKVRQLLQKQNDVNRDKEADFFNVLESTDPTARAFCQNKEIFTPERNEEGLHYLRKCLERSSSAHKKHLSRLSGSSVAALTSPPVLKPIKNKVLHERYIDQLHCREAKRKAATSRSAKGRQNKNDHKDENIVRKMDVIKVAKNALISKARDAIDQFQNIQIHAMDIFNDDDDDDHDEIHNSDDDAEDV; encoded by the exons ATGCCCCAAAGAAACTTGAGAGACCAAGAAAACCCAACACCCACTCTGAGAAGATCTCCCCGGTTTACTGTTGCTGCTACTGAGATTTCTGATAACGAAGTCCACAAAAATCAGATTGAAGTCTCAAAAAGCTCACAAAAATCCAGTACTAGGCTGCGAAGGTCGCCAAGATTGAGCATTGTAAATCTGCAGAATAATGGTGCGGTAAATAGTATAGAGAGAAGGGTTACACGTAGTTCTACTCGGGACCCACCTGTCAGTGAAGTACTAGGCTATGCTTCCGCTGACAATTCAGTTGAGAAAAGAAAAGGTGATTTAAAGAATGGGCCAAAGATCCCTACACATGCTCAAGAGACTAGTAAAGAAAGTTTAGCTGGCCCATCATCTGAAGTTGCGGTTTGTGGAAAGGATGATAATGGCACGGTAAAGAAAGGCACGGGATTGAAGAGAATGAGAACTAACCAAGGAATGGAGGAGAGCAGTAGTGCTAATGGGTGGACCAACAAACAGGAGCTGGCATTGCAAAATGCTTATTTCGCGGCAAAGGCAACGCCTAACTTCTGGAAGAAAGTTGCTAAGATG GTGCCTGGAAAATCAGCAAAGGAATGTTTTGACAAGATACATTCGGATTTCATGACCCCACCTCAGCCTCAACCACGTTCAAGGGTTAAAAAGATGAACACATCATCACTTTCTCCTTGTGCAACTAAACTGCTCCTGTCCACGGGGAAAACCACCAAAAAGCTCAGATATAGCAAGCCGAAGAGCCATCTCTCACGGAAGAAAGTGAGACAACTACTGCAAAAGCAAAACGACGTAAATCGAGATAAGGAGGCAGACTTCTTCAATGTTCTTGAATCAACAGATCCAACTGCTAGGGCATTTTGCCAGAATAAAGAAATTTTCACCCCAGAGCGCAACGAAGAAGGTTTGCATTATCTTAGAAAGTGCCTGGAGAGATCCTCTTCGGCACATAAAAAGCACCTTTCCCGATTAAGTGGTTCATCAGTAGCAGCTCTTACCAGCCCACCAGTGCTAAAGCCAATTAAGAACAAGGTGCTACATGAGAGGTACATTGATCAGCTACATTGCAGGGAAGCAAAGAGAAAAGCAGCCACTTCAAGATCAGCAAAGGGTCGCCAAAATAAGAATGATCACAAGGATGAGAATATTGTCAGAAAAATGGATGTGATTAAAGTTGCAAAAAATGCTCTCATATCCAAAGCAAGAGATGCAATCGACCAGTTTCAGAATATACAGATACATGCTATGGACATCTtcaatgatgatgatgatgatgatcatGATGAGATTCATAATTCTGATGATGACGCCGAGGATGTCTGA
- the LOC104224835 gene encoding uncharacterized protein, protein MSLISRLRHRLPGVLLRQSVRSNVADSCFITSSVFTRHFSQPARKEEEDKEEVEIDQRKLPADYDPATFDPTEHRSPPSERVWKLVDEVSGLTLVEVAELSSIIMKRLGMTEQPMVGVMKAGAAGLAAAAMKGPEAAKEEKKPEKTVFELKLESFDAAQKIKIIKEVRSCTELGLKEAKELVEKTPAIFKKGVSKEEGEQIIEKMKAVGAKVVLE, encoded by the coding sequence ATGAGTTTGATTTCACGTCTGAGGCATCGTTTGCCTGGTGTACTCTTGAGACAATCGGTTCGATCGAATGTAGCTGACTCCTGTTTCATTACCTCATCTGTGTTTACTCGACACTTTTCTCAGCCTGCCAGGAAAGAGGAGGAAGACAAGGAAGAAGTAGAGATTGACCAGAGAAAGCTTCCGGCTGATTATGATCCTGCAACTTTTGATCCTACTGAGCATCGTAGTCCTCCATCCGAGAGGGTATGGAAGCTTGTAGATGAAGTTTCAGGACTAACATTGGTTGAAGTTGCAGAACTGTCTTCCATTATTATGAAGAGGTTGGGTATGACTGAGCAACCAATGGTCGGTGTTATGAAGGCAGGAGCTGCTGGATTGGCAGCAGCAGCTATGAAGGGACCGGAAGCAGCcaaggaagaaaagaaaccagagaAAACTGTTTTTGAACTTAAACTGGAATCATTTGATGCTGCTCAAAAGATAAAGATAATCAAAGAGGTCCGCAGTTGTACTGAGTTGGGACTCAAGGAAGCGAAGGAGTTAGTCGAAAAGACTCCTGCTATTTTTAAGAAGGGGGTGTCGAAAGAAGAAGGAGAACAAATCATTGAGAAGATGAAAGCTGTTGGAGCAAAGGTTGTTCTGGAATGA